A single window of Fervidicoccus fontis Kam940 DNA harbors:
- a CDS encoding thioesterase family protein: MPIEKGIELTRFFEIKEEHSASHVGSGEVSVLATPSMINFMEETALQCVQPHLKDNETTVGVRVDVYHIAPAKVGETLKVVAKLLESDGKRLIFWVEAICGDRVIGYGIHERRVVDREGFTKRA, from the coding sequence ATGCCCATAGAAAAAGGAATAGAATTGACAAGGTTTTTTGAAATAAAAGAAGAACACTCTGCGTCTCATGTAGGCTCTGGAGAAGTATCAGTTCTAGCGACTCCAAGTATGATCAACTTTATGGAAGAGACTGCATTACAGTGTGTTCAACCGCATCTAAAAGATAATGAAACTACTGTAGGTGTTAGAGTCGACGTTTATCACATAGCACCTGCAAAGGTTGGAGAAACGCTAAAAGTTGTTGCTAAATTGCTTGAAAGTGACGGGAAAAGGCTTATTTTCTGGGTAGAGGCCATTTGCGGAGATAGAGTAATTGGATATGGAATACATGAGAGAAGAGTTGTAGATAGAGAAGGTTTTACTAAAAGAGCTTGA
- a CDS encoding DUF4910 domain-containing protein → MKTIEEILDKIPINKLLSYTVELSQYNRVQGGRGIIDASKRVKEILEDFGLNPNLHLFQHDDSLMPFDANLVGWELEEGGLWIKKPIRALLSHTNKAITSVIVHSPPGEIAGELVYLPSGKCDKNCENKIVLTDDWSATNYFSFVDNGAIGVIAFRREGSETAYPYFSIFPSFEEISKAKAPAFTVTREDAMHLIYMINKGEKVEVEGYVKSRYNNVASIPVIEHSWGNGENEYHIISHLCHPGYTVNDNISGSIGNIAASIAMKYLDRSDLKDNIRINFVWVPEYSGSVSYLRKALSEGRKIIGTVNLDMIGEVQDITGSSLNFVRSPISLISPLEASTFKYMLDALPKSYGFSSITTFPTKKVWLINYEVGSDHDVYVSYGIPSVMLNMWPDKYYHSSEDTIDKFDIKQVASLGIASLLSILNVFNAPLKEYMNMVYGYDLMAIGDKELKKYRETLYCEAAQRLSVSPFYCEGVKHQANDKSFSIELKVNGFPSIRLLRKVLSKEELDEIMKMFETKRYMRTANSLVSVILSQRKKTSFSELKYILSGELGIKIEDIDLNTLLKAHEKVGTIYIKNKIIYFSIILLKPYEANTSNSNIL, encoded by the coding sequence TTGAAAACGATCGAAGAAATTTTAGACAAAATCCCCATCAATAAGCTTTTATCTTATACTGTAGAGCTTTCTCAATACAATAGAGTCCAAGGCGGAAGAGGAATTATAGATGCATCAAAGAGGGTTAAGGAAATACTTGAAGATTTTGGTCTAAATCCAAATTTGCATCTTTTTCAACATGATGATAGTCTCATGCCATTTGATGCAAATCTTGTGGGTTGGGAGCTAGAAGAAGGAGGATTATGGATCAAAAAACCGATTAGAGCTTTATTATCGCATACAAATAAAGCAATAACTTCTGTAATAGTGCACTCTCCACCAGGTGAAATTGCCGGAGAACTGGTATATCTTCCCTCGGGAAAATGCGATAAAAACTGTGAAAATAAGATAGTTCTAACAGATGATTGGAGCGCTACGAATTATTTTTCTTTTGTAGACAATGGAGCAATAGGAGTAATAGCGTTTAGAAGAGAAGGATCGGAAACAGCATATCCTTATTTCTCAATTTTCCCCTCATTTGAAGAAATTTCTAAAGCAAAGGCACCCGCCTTTACCGTTACAAGAGAAGATGCTATGCATTTGATATATATGATAAATAAGGGGGAAAAAGTTGAAGTTGAAGGTTATGTGAAGTCTAGATATAACAACGTCGCAAGCATTCCAGTTATTGAACACTCTTGGGGAAATGGGGAAAACGAATATCATATAATTTCTCATTTGTGCCATCCGGGCTATACAGTAAATGATAACATTAGTGGAAGCATTGGAAATATTGCAGCGTCTATAGCTATGAAATATTTAGACAGGTCAGATTTAAAGGATAATATAAGGATAAATTTTGTTTGGGTTCCTGAATACAGCGGAAGTGTAAGTTATTTAAGAAAGGCTCTTAGTGAAGGAAGAAAAATCATCGGCACTGTTAATCTTGATATGATAGGAGAAGTGCAGGATATAACAGGGTCATCTCTCAATTTTGTCAGGTCTCCAATATCTCTTATCTCTCCTTTAGAAGCTAGTACATTTAAATACATGTTAGATGCATTACCAAAAAGCTACGGGTTTAGCTCTATAACGACATTTCCAACAAAAAAAGTGTGGCTCATAAATTATGAAGTGGGAAGCGATCATGATGTATATGTTTCCTATGGCATACCGTCTGTTATGCTCAACATGTGGCCAGATAAATACTATCATTCAAGTGAGGACACTATAGACAAGTTCGATATAAAGCAAGTTGCATCTCTTGGTATAGCTTCACTTCTTTCCATTCTAAACGTTTTTAATGCGCCTTTGAAGGAATATATGAATATGGTTTATGGTTACGATCTAATGGCAATTGGCGACAAGGAACTAAAGAAATACAGAGAAACGCTTTACTGCGAAGCCGCTCAAAGACTGAGTGTTTCTCCTTTTTACTGCGAAGGTGTCAAGCATCAGGCAAATGATAAAAGCTTTTCAATTGAATTAAAAGTCAATGGTTTTCCTTCAATTAGATTGTTACGGAAGGTTCTAAGCAAAGAAGAACTTGATGAAATAATGAAGATGTTTGAAACTAAACGGTACATGAGGACAGCAAACTCTCTAGTTTCGGTAATATTATCTCAAAGAAAAAAGACAAGTTTTAGTGAGTTAAAATACATCTTGTCTGGTGAGCTGGGAATAAAAATTGAGGACATAGATCTAAATACCTTGCTAAAAGCGCATGAAAAAGTAGGAACCATTTATATTAAAAATAAAATTATTTATTTTTCAATAATACTTCTCAAGCCATATGAAGCAAATACTAGCAATTCTAATATTTTGTAA
- a CDS encoding M55 family metallopeptidase, whose amino-acid sequence MKKAFLSVDLEGLPFIVNRGQLSTGNPLWEEGRRIASELTYAAVKAIHDEGFDEVIVADSHADMINIYYERLPKYAYLVRGYPRPRSMITGAEGCSAAFFLGYHAGVGTKDATYDHSFSGSAIRGLEVNGVKMSEFLFNMIALNEMKIPVIFVAGDEALREDVEKFAPWAVFVPLKKSYGRYSSISPSIEKLNEDLAQGVKEAVRRMNANEVRMIAVDKPVKVKIDFLNTGYADLAEYLPIVKRISGTAIEYSAESINDAYKILELLVFASYGLRSIIEK is encoded by the coding sequence ATGAAAAAAGCTTTTCTCTCTGTAGATCTTGAGGGTTTGCCCTTTATAGTGAACAGGGGACAGCTTTCAACCGGAAACCCCCTCTGGGAGGAGGGGAGGAGGATAGCGAGCGAGTTAACATACGCCGCTGTGAAAGCGATCCATGATGAGGGATTCGATGAGGTGATTGTAGCAGATTCTCATGCTGATATGATAAACATATACTATGAGAGGCTTCCTAAATATGCATATTTAGTTAGAGGCTATCCGAGACCTAGGTCAATGATAACTGGAGCTGAAGGTTGCAGCGCGGCATTCTTCTTAGGATATCACGCAGGTGTAGGGACGAAAGATGCAACATACGATCATTCATTCAGCGGATCAGCCATAAGAGGTCTAGAAGTAAATGGAGTAAAAATGAGTGAATTCTTATTTAATATGATTGCACTGAATGAGATGAAGATTCCTGTAATATTTGTAGCAGGAGATGAGGCTTTGAGGGAGGATGTGGAGAAGTTCGCTCCGTGGGCCGTGTTCGTTCCTTTAAAGAAGTCCTATGGCAGGTACTCATCTATAAGCCCATCTATTGAAAAGCTCAATGAGGATCTAGCTCAAGGAGTTAAGGAAGCTGTGAGGAGGATGAATGCTAATGAAGTTAGAATGATAGCTGTGGATAAACCTGTGAAAGTTAAAATAGATTTTCTAAATACTGGTTATGCAGATTTAGCAGAATATTTACCTATCGTAAAACGAATAAGTGGAACTGCAATTGAATATTCAGCTGAGAGCATTAATGATGCTTACAAAATATTAGAATTGCTAGTATTTGCTTCATATGGCTTGAGAAGTATTATTGAAAAATAA
- the ilvA gene encoding threonine ammonia-lyase, translating into MGKLVDNVWENILEAEKVLSGVIHKTPVDYSATFSKMTGNKLYFKLENMQKTGSFKVRGAYYKIFKHKDEIKGKGVIAASSGNHAQGVAFASNSLGIKSTIVMPEITPAFKVNATRNYGAEVVLYGKVYDEAYKKSIEISQQTGSVFIHPFNDIEIMGGQGTIGLEIASQLSDIDMVLVPVGGGGLISGIGTAIKKLKPSTKVIAVEPKNAPKYYVSRKNGKIETIEPLPSLADGVVTKGVGDLTFEVMSEVVDDVVVVDENSIATAIYLMLERSKIMVEGAGALPLAAMLEGYYNNMNKKIALVVSGGNIDLTMLYRIIMKGLSSIGRIVVLKVLTKDQPGELAKILNVLYKYKCNIVEVKHDRFSLRSPVGFASVEVIFEVPDIAVVERLKKDLIEMGIEVENSEHSK; encoded by the coding sequence TTGGGAAAATTAGTCGATAATGTATGGGAAAACATCTTAGAAGCAGAAAAAGTTCTCTCTGGTGTTATTCACAAAACTCCGGTTGACTATAGTGCAACATTCTCAAAAATGACAGGAAATAAGCTCTATTTTAAGCTTGAAAATATGCAAAAGACGGGTTCTTTTAAGGTAAGAGGCGCTTATTACAAAATTTTTAAGCATAAAGATGAAATAAAGGGAAAAGGCGTTATAGCAGCGTCTAGCGGCAATCATGCCCAAGGGGTAGCATTTGCTTCTAATAGCCTTGGCATAAAGTCAACAATAGTTATGCCAGAAATAACGCCTGCTTTCAAAGTGAATGCTACAAGAAATTACGGTGCAGAAGTGGTTCTATACGGCAAAGTATATGATGAGGCGTACAAGAAATCAATAGAAATATCTCAGCAAACAGGGTCAGTGTTTATTCATCCATTTAATGATATTGAAATTATGGGAGGACAAGGAACTATAGGTTTAGAAATCGCCAGTCAACTTAGCGATATAGACATGGTTTTGGTTCCTGTTGGGGGAGGAGGCTTAATATCAGGCATAGGAACGGCAATTAAAAAATTGAAACCTAGCACAAAGGTTATAGCAGTTGAACCGAAGAACGCTCCTAAGTATTATGTTTCTAGAAAGAATGGAAAAATAGAAACTATTGAGCCATTGCCAAGCTTGGCTGATGGAGTAGTAACCAAAGGTGTTGGTGATTTGACTTTTGAGGTCATGAGCGAGGTGGTTGATGATGTTGTCGTTGTTGACGAGAACTCAATAGCTACTGCTATATATTTAATGCTTGAAAGATCAAAAATAATGGTAGAAGGTGCGGGAGCTCTTCCACTTGCAGCAATGCTTGAAGGTTACTATAACAATATGAATAAAAAGATTGCGCTCGTTGTGAGCGGTGGTAATATTGACTTGACAATGCTATACAGAATAATAATGAAAGGGCTGTCTAGTATCGGAAGAATAGTTGTTCTTAAAGTATTAACAAAAGATCAGCCAGGAGAGCTAGCAAAGATATTAAATGTATTGTACAAGTACAAGTGCAATATCGTAGAAGTTAAGCATGATAGGTTTAGCTTAAGATCCCCCGTAGGCTTTGCTTCAGTAGAAGTAATCTTTGAGGTTCCGGATATCGCAGTTGTAGAAAGGCTGAAGAAAGATTTAATTGAAATGGGAATAGAAGTCGAAAATTCTGAGCATAGCAAATAA
- the ahcY gene encoding adenosylhomocysteinase gives MPEYWVSDINKAEEGVAQLEWAERNMPVLMSLRKKYSDEKPLRGAKIAACLHVTKETGVLVRTLKAWGAEVYLAASNPLSTQDDIAAALATEGVCVFAKKGESEKEYFWAIEKVASIHPDIVIDDGADLHSLLHEKHPEMLNKIKGGAEETTTGVVRLRALEKEKKLGYPVFAVNDAMTKQMFDNRYGTGQSTIDGLLRATNILISGKTIVVAGYGWVGRGIAARARGMGAEVIITEVDPVKALEAVMDGYRVMKMEEAAKIGDVFITATGDKDVITWKHMEKMKDGAILANSGHFNVEVSVKDLEENSISSRELRRYMKEYKMKNGKVLYLLAEGRLLNLVAAEGHPSEVMDMSFANQALIAKKVWTEPRLEPKVYKVPLDIDQNIAMLKLKSMGIEIDELTPEQKEYLDSWKLD, from the coding sequence ATGCCTGAGTATTGGGTATCAGATATAAATAAAGCAGAAGAAGGCGTAGCACAGCTGGAATGGGCCGAGAGAAATATGCCAGTTTTAATGTCATTAAGAAAAAAATACAGCGATGAAAAACCCTTGAGAGGTGCAAAAATTGCTGCATGTCTTCATGTGACAAAAGAGACTGGCGTTCTTGTGAGAACGCTTAAAGCCTGGGGTGCAGAAGTTTACTTAGCTGCAAGCAATCCGCTATCTACACAAGATGATATAGCGGCGGCTTTAGCAACAGAAGGTGTATGCGTTTTTGCTAAGAAGGGAGAGAGCGAGAAAGAATATTTCTGGGCAATAGAAAAGGTTGCGAGCATTCATCCAGATATAGTGATTGATGACGGTGCCGATCTGCATTCTTTATTACATGAGAAACATCCGGAGATGCTGAATAAGATAAAGGGAGGAGCCGAAGAAACTACCACTGGTGTCGTAAGATTAAGAGCGTTAGAGAAAGAAAAGAAGCTAGGTTACCCTGTTTTTGCGGTAAATGATGCTATGACAAAGCAGATGTTTGATAACAGATATGGAACAGGTCAAAGCACAATTGATGGATTGCTTAGAGCTACGAACATTCTTATATCTGGAAAAACGATAGTCGTTGCAGGGTACGGATGGGTTGGAAGGGGAATAGCTGCTAGGGCAAGGGGCATGGGGGCTGAAGTAATTATTACCGAAGTAGATCCTGTGAAAGCTTTAGAAGCTGTAATGGATGGGTATAGAGTTATGAAAATGGAGGAAGCTGCAAAAATCGGCGACGTGTTCATAACGGCAACAGGAGACAAAGATGTAATCACTTGGAAACATATGGAAAAAATGAAAGATGGTGCTATCTTGGCAAATAGCGGGCACTTCAATGTGGAAGTTAGCGTAAAAGATCTAGAAGAAAATAGCATATCATCCAGAGAGCTTAGAAGATATATGAAAGAATATAAGATGAAAAACGGGAAAGTTCTGTATCTGTTGGCTGAAGGAAGGCTTTTAAATTTAGTAGCAGCTGAGGGGCATCCTAGCGAAGTAATGGATATGAGCTTTGCAAATCAAGCATTAATTGCAAAGAAGGTATGGACTGAGCCTAGGCTTGAACCGAAAGTTTACAAGGTTCCGCTAGATATAGATCAAAACATTGCTATGCTAAAGCTTAAATCTATGGGCATAGAAATAGATGAACTCACTCCCGAGCAGAAAGAATATTTAGATTCATGGAAATTAGATTAA
- a CDS encoding ornithine cyclodeaminase family protein has protein sequence MSPSVLLVSGNEIENLMDLNLVSKAIEDALIKFSKRETLTPERTVMRIKGNWWAVMQSYIPSEGIGVKVVSQIPENFSRGLPTIQAVTLLFNESNGELIGIFDGNILTALRTGAASAISIKYLAPKNTGPIGIIGTGYQAKYQLKFSSLFYKTRELMIFDINKNRENEFKTWAESLGYVVSSANSIEELVKSSKVVIEATTTKTPIILGEWLDDDKHIISIGAHSLEERALDDEAIKKIGKIVVDSRNATLNEAGDIAEPVKKGILDFEDITEIGEIAAGKKKGREGNEITLFKSVGLAVEDVAVALLAYNIAKSKGLGKEIIF, from the coding sequence ATGTCTCCTAGTGTTCTTTTAGTTAGTGGTAATGAAATTGAAAATCTTATGGACTTGAATCTTGTTTCAAAAGCAATAGAAGATGCCCTCATTAAGTTTTCAAAAAGAGAGACTCTCACACCTGAAAGAACTGTGATGAGGATAAAGGGTAACTGGTGGGCTGTGATGCAGTCTTACATACCTTCGGAAGGCATTGGGGTAAAGGTTGTAAGCCAAATACCTGAAAACTTCTCAAGAGGATTGCCAACTATACAAGCAGTTACACTTTTATTTAATGAAAGCAATGGAGAACTAATTGGAATTTTTGACGGAAATATCTTAACAGCTTTAAGAACGGGTGCGGCAAGCGCTATATCAATAAAATACTTAGCCCCAAAAAACACTGGACCAATAGGGATAATAGGAACCGGATATCAGGCGAAATATCAGCTTAAGTTTTCATCTCTTTTTTACAAAACTAGAGAATTAATGATTTTTGATATAAATAAAAACAGAGAAAATGAATTCAAAACCTGGGCCGAAAGCTTAGGATATGTAGTTAGTTCAGCAAATAGCATAGAAGAGCTTGTAAAATCCTCTAAAGTTGTCATTGAAGCCACAACAACAAAAACTCCTATTATCCTGGGTGAATGGTTAGACGATGATAAACATATAATAAGCATTGGTGCTCATTCATTAGAGGAAAGGGCTTTAGATGATGAAGCTATAAAAAAGATTGGAAAAATTGTCGTTGATTCAAGAAACGCCACCTTAAATGAAGCTGGAGATATTGCCGAACCAGTCAAAAAAGGCATTTTAGATTTTGAAGACATTACTGAAATAGGTGAAATAGCTGCCGGAAAGAAAAAGGGAAGAGAAGGAAATGAGATAACTCTATTCAAATCTGTTGGTTTAGCAGTAGAAGATGTTGCAGTAGCACTGCTTGCATACAATATTGCAAAAAGTAAAGGTTTAGGAAAAGAAATAATTTTTTAA
- a CDS encoding translin family, DNA-binding protein — MKEKLKEIISEIRGYLDERDMEREKLIVISRDVIRLSGNAIVLIEKGDFKGAEENINKMKELVEVFLSELKNFPELYYSGIAYNMLTEYAEAILLFHIMNENNIISYKEMNISPVPYLLGLGDVIGEIRRVIIDMIRKEDFENAWKLFEIMEEVFFQLSNMDYPDALVPGLRHKVDTARRLIDDTKYFLIDMESRHFLKKSLSIHIEE; from the coding sequence TTGAAAGAAAAGCTTAAAGAAATAATTAGTGAAATAAGAGGCTATTTGGATGAAAGAGACATGGAAAGGGAGAAGCTAATAGTCATTTCAAGAGATGTCATAAGATTATCAGGCAATGCTATAGTATTAATCGAAAAAGGAGACTTTAAAGGTGCTGAAGAAAACATAAACAAAATGAAGGAGCTAGTAGAAGTTTTTCTTTCGGAACTCAAGAATTTTCCCGAGCTGTATTACTCTGGTATAGCCTACAACATGTTAACGGAATATGCCGAAGCCATCCTGCTTTTTCATATTATGAACGAAAATAACATTATTAGTTATAAAGAAATGAATATATCCCCTGTCCCTTACCTCCTCGGGCTTGGAGATGTAATTGGTGAGATTAGAAGGGTCATTATTGATATGATTAGAAAAGAGGACTTCGAAAACGCATGGAAGCTGTTTGAAATTATGGAAGAAGTATTTTTCCAGCTGAGTAATATGGATTATCCTGATGCACTAGTGCCTGGATTAAGGCATAAGGTTGATACTGCGAGAAGGCTTATTGACGATACAAAGTATTTTCTTATAGACATGGAAAGTAGACATTTTTTGAAGAAAAGCTTGAGCATTCATATCGAAGAGTAA
- a CDS encoding CGGC domain-containing protein, protein MEEKVKIGIIICDRYKNCAGGKCFRALRERVGGFSIYKDKEVEVVGYTTCGGCPGGNIEYAPEEMKKNGATVIHFATGMVVGYPPCPYIQYFKKYIEEKYNMKVVIGTHPIPEKYYTVHQKLGSWNSPEWQEMIKLVVTDEKTRRAYD, encoded by the coding sequence ATGGAAGAAAAAGTCAAGATTGGAATTATAATATGTGATAGATATAAAAACTGTGCAGGAGGAAAGTGCTTTAGGGCTCTTAGAGAAAGAGTAGGAGGATTTAGTATTTACAAGGACAAAGAAGTCGAAGTTGTGGGGTACACAACCTGTGGAGGCTGTCCAGGTGGGAACATTGAATATGCTCCGGAGGAAATGAAAAAGAATGGAGCAACAGTAATTCATTTTGCTACTGGGATGGTTGTAGGTTATCCTCCATGTCCATATATTCAATATTTTAAAAAGTATATCGAAGAAAAGTATAACATGAAAGTAGTAATAGGAACACATCCTATTCCAGAAAAATATTATACCGTTCATCAGAAGCTAGGTTCATGGAATTCTCCTGAATGGCAAGAAATGATAAAGCTCGTAGTAACCGATGAAAAGACAAGACGTGCATATGATTGA
- a CDS encoding substrate-binding domain-containing protein has protein sequence MEENEIKIKFEPILIFRGESILDSNGADILKAIEREESMISVSKKLGIPYSRVWELIVRIERVTGKKVVITQKGGKRGGKTKLTDFGKKLVSMYESALAYINKNIGPLSQYISISINSQLTMARSSDYIMDIVVNNAIKKGCKIDDLIIGSGLSLAMLALEKADIACMHLYDPITDDYNKSFIERFWLKDRVEKIISFKRELVFAYRRDLPHMELKDIIHKLLNGELKLINRNRGSGTRDLLDLLLKEEAKHLNKEVEKVVGYESEYQTDDEIIKMISSGKGDIGLTLRYLAEKHNLKYTHVKWETYECFSLKNIANKEEVSKLKDIYENTVKSYKDNIIGYIFE, from the coding sequence ATGGAAGAAAATGAAATAAAAATAAAATTCGAACCGATTCTCATATTCAGAGGAGAAAGCATTCTTGATAGTAACGGAGCAGATATACTCAAAGCTATCGAAAGAGAAGAATCTATGATCTCTGTATCAAAAAAACTCGGTATCCCATACTCTAGAGTCTGGGAGCTTATAGTTAGAATAGAGAGAGTAACTGGTAAAAAAGTAGTAATAACCCAAAAAGGAGGGAAAAGAGGAGGGAAAACAAAGCTAACAGATTTCGGAAAGAAGCTTGTTTCTATGTACGAGAGTGCTCTTGCATATATCAACAAAAATATAGGACCTTTATCCCAATATATTTCAATATCTATAAATTCTCAGCTAACTATGGCAAGAAGTAGCGACTATATAATGGACATTGTAGTTAATAATGCCATTAAAAAAGGTTGTAAAATAGATGATCTGATAATAGGATCTGGTCTCTCCCTTGCAATGCTTGCATTAGAAAAAGCTGATATCGCATGCATGCATCTCTATGATCCCATTACCGATGATTACAACAAGTCTTTCATTGAAAGATTCTGGTTAAAAGATAGAGTAGAAAAAATAATTTCATTTAAGAGAGAGCTGGTTTTTGCATATAGACGTGACCTTCCTCATATGGAACTCAAAGACATAATACATAAGTTACTAAATGGAGAATTAAAATTAATTAACAGAAATAGAGGTTCAGGAACGAGAGATCTTCTTGATTTATTACTAAAGGAAGAGGCGAAGCATCTAAACAAGGAAGTTGAGAAAGTTGTAGGTTATGAAAGCGAATATCAAACCGATGATGAAATTATAAAAATGATTTCTAGTGGAAAAGGTGATATAGGTTTAACTTTGAGATATTTAGCAGAAAAGCATAACTTAAAATACACACACGTTAAATGGGAGACATATGAATGCTTTTCTCTGAAAAATATTGCAAATAAAGAAGAAGTTTCGAAACTTAAAGATATATATGAGAATACTGTTAAAAGCTACAAAGACAATATTATAGGGTATATTTTTGAATAA
- a CDS encoding pyridoxal-phosphate dependent enzyme gives MLKGLKTICPSNNEEYDGIVLSDSRCDSPLMIEIGGAEWKVLHDVPSIWRYSNLMPKFSETVTRGEGFTPLRRWSEKDIYLKLEGFNPTGTYMDRGSSVLASFFKTYKPNDSAIIRYSKDFAISAATYLTPSHRTKVVIEDPLKADPEELTSLVYLNAELCTERYREAISYDNPLTIEGLKTIIFEIVERGITEGKILVPSESGVLALSIWKGIKDLEKANFETNFKIIAAVLEDNYPSYLKNIEGIQIEKIKLNELIDNFIELTRKGVKVKLVSALGVALAMKLGEGIVIVTGESKGVNLRGSQSFWNDIKKDIAKALEGKKGMTAYEIWRELKEKYTLRGIYKALESLEAEGIVISFFEMRKNKKVRKYSLFPS, from the coding sequence TTGTTGAAAGGATTGAAAACTATATGTCCATCTAATAACGAAGAATACGATGGAATTGTGTTATCAGATAGTAGATGCGATTCTCCTTTAATGATTGAAATTGGGGGTGCCGAATGGAAGGTTCTTCACGATGTTCCAAGCATATGGAGATATAGCAATCTCATGCCTAAATTTAGTGAAACTGTCACTAGAGGGGAAGGTTTTACACCGCTTAGAAGGTGGTCAGAAAAAGATATCTACTTAAAGCTAGAAGGATTCAATCCTACTGGAACTTATATGGATCGAGGGTCATCTGTATTGGCCAGCTTTTTCAAAACTTATAAGCCAAACGATTCTGCTATTATAAGATACTCTAAAGATTTTGCTATATCTGCTGCAACTTATCTAACACCTTCTCACAGAACAAAAGTAGTTATCGAAGACCCTCTTAAAGCAGATCCTGAAGAGCTTACATCGCTAGTGTATTTAAATGCAGAACTGTGCACAGAAAGATACAGAGAGGCTATAAGCTATGACAATCCGCTAACCATTGAAGGGCTGAAAACAATCATTTTTGAAATAGTAGAAAGGGGGATAACCGAGGGAAAAATTCTCGTGCCAAGTGAATCGGGAGTCCTCGCTTTATCTATATGGAAAGGGATAAAGGATTTAGAGAAAGCAAACTTTGAAACGAATTTTAAGATCATTGCAGCAGTCCTTGAAGATAACTATCCTTCCTATCTAAAAAATATTGAAGGAATTCAAATTGAAAAGATCAAACTAAATGAGCTTATAGACAATTTTATTGAACTCACCAGAAAAGGAGTAAAAGTAAAGTTAGTATCTGCACTAGGCGTAGCTTTAGCTATGAAGCTTGGAGAAGGTATAGTAATAGTAACAGGAGAGTCTAAAGGAGTAAACCTGAGAGGTTCCCAAAGCTTTTGGAATGATATTAAAAAAGATATAGCAAAAGCTTTGGAAGGTAAAAAAGGGATGACCGCTTATGAGATCTGGAGGGAGCTTAAGGAAAAATACACTCTTCGTGGGATCTATAAAGCTTTAGAAAGTTTAGAAGCTGAAGGAATTGTTATTTCGTTTTTTGAAATGAGAAAAAATAAAAAAGTCAGGAAATATTCGTTGTTTCCTTCATAA